From Dehalococcoidia bacterium, one genomic window encodes:
- a CDS encoding xanthine dehydrogenase family protein molybdopterin-binding subunit, which yields MTINFESKKDYKVIGTNPIRHDGYDKVTGRAIYGADVKLPNLIWAETLRSPYAHAKIISIDTSKAEKMEGVFSVITSKDIPINQKPDGNKSIKRDADNILASKKVLYKGHAVAAVSAKDRNTAKEACKLIKVEYEVLDPVKNVDEAIAKNAPIILEDLESDHLGEKVRNSNIAQHFRHALGNIKDGFEKSDLIIEREFNLKMVHQGYIEPHNATAHWDENDHLSLWSSTQGQFAVRDLTAGFLDLSVSKVTTFPVEIGGGFGGKTKVYLPPIAAILSKKSGYRPVKMIMDRVSVFQGSGPAPGGKVIVKMGVSNDGKIQSGLVDLKFEAGAFPGSAIAAGSVCCLACYNIPNIQVDAFDVLVNKPKSAAYRAPGSPQVSFAVESVIDEICEKMTWDKIDFRINNASKEGTRKPDGVLFHKIGFIQTLEAAKHSEHWNSKINKRNKNKIYGRGLSCGYWHNGGGRSTVDLMLQDDGNIALNEGSADIGGSRTSISMQVAETLGIPAESIHPSIPDTDTIGFTQTTGGSRTTYATGYAGWQAANKLIEEMKRRVSILWEEPESAIVFDKGIFISEDSKRKIDISELASKINPTGGPVTSTASVNLSVAGNGFGVGICDIEIDPQTGKTDVIKYTAIQDVGKAIYPAYVEGQIKGGAVQGIGWALNEEYYIENDGSMANTSFLDYRMPTALDMPNIDVILVEVPNPLHPFGVRGVGEVPIVPPLAAVGNAINNAIGKRLFETPMNPRKILEVL from the coding sequence ATGACAATAAATTTTGAATCAAAAAAGGATTATAAGGTAATTGGTACCAATCCTATTAGGCATGATGGTTATGATAAGGTTACAGGGCGAGCTATATATGGAGCAGATGTCAAGCTACCTAATCTGATTTGGGCAGAAACATTAAGAAGTCCGTATGCTCATGCAAAAATTATTTCAATAGATACATCCAAGGCAGAAAAAATGGAAGGTGTTTTTTCTGTGATTACATCAAAAGATATACCAATTAATCAAAAGCCTGACGGAAATAAATCTATTAAAAGAGACGCTGATAATATTTTAGCTAGTAAAAAGGTACTTTATAAAGGTCATGCAGTTGCTGCAGTTTCAGCAAAAGATAGAAATACTGCTAAGGAAGCATGTAAATTAATAAAAGTTGAATATGAAGTCTTAGATCCCGTAAAAAATGTAGATGAAGCCATAGCTAAAAATGCGCCAATAATCTTAGAAGATTTAGAATCTGATCATTTAGGAGAGAAAGTTAGAAACAGCAATATTGCTCAACATTTTAGACATGCATTAGGAAATATAAAAGATGGATTTGAAAAAAGCGATCTTATAATTGAAAGAGAATTCAATCTTAAAATGGTTCATCAAGGATATATTGAACCTCATAATGCTACAGCTCATTGGGACGAAAATGATCATTTATCATTATGGTCTAGTACTCAAGGACAATTTGCAGTTAGAGATCTAACAGCTGGGTTTCTAGATTTATCAGTTTCAAAAGTGACAACCTTTCCAGTTGAAATTGGAGGAGGATTTGGAGGTAAAACTAAAGTATACCTACCTCCAATTGCGGCTATTTTATCAAAAAAATCAGGTTATAGACCGGTAAAGATGATTATGGATAGAGTATCAGTGTTTCAAGGATCAGGTCCTGCTCCAGGTGGTAAAGTCATAGTTAAGATGGGTGTAAGTAATGATGGAAAAATACAGTCTGGATTGGTAGATCTAAAGTTTGAAGCAGGTGCCTTTCCAGGTTCTGCAATAGCAGCCGGATCTGTTTGTTGCCTTGCATGCTATAACATCCCTAACATACAAGTAGATGCATTTGACGTTTTGGTTAATAAACCTAAATCTGCTGCTTATAGGGCTCCTGGTTCACCTCAAGTATCATTTGCAGTAGAAAGTGTTATAGACGAAATATGCGAAAAAATGACTTGGGATAAAATTGATTTTAGAATCAATAATGCTTCTAAAGAAGGAACTAGAAAACCTGATGGAGTACTATTTCACAAGATAGGTTTTATCCAAACTTTAGAAGCCGCAAAACATAGTGAGCATTGGAATTCAAAAATTAATAAAAGAAATAAAAATAAGATTTATGGTAGAGGGCTTTCTTGTGGTTACTGGCATAATGGAGGAGGTAGATCAACTGTAGATCTAATGCTTCAGGATGACGGTAATATAGCATTGAATGAAGGTTCAGCTGATATCGGAGGATCAAGAACTTCAATATCTATGCAAGTTGCAGAGACTCTTGGAATACCCGCAGAAAGTATACACCCATCAATTCCAGATACTGATACTATTGGATTTACTCAAACTACTGGTGGTTCTAGAACTACATATGCAACAGGATATGCAGGTTGGCAAGCAGCAAATAAATTGATTGAAGAAATGAAAAGAAGAGTTTCGATACTTTGGGAAGAACCTGAATCTGCAATTGTTTTTGATAAAGGTATTTTTATTTCTGAAGATTCAAAAAGAAAAATAGATATTTCAGAATTAGCATCAAAAATAAATCCTACTGGAGGACCAGTAACATCGACTGCTTCAGTTAATTTATCTGTAGCAGGAAACGGATTTGGGGTAGGGATTTGTGATATTGAAATTGATCCCCAAACAGGAAAAACAGATGTCATTAAATACACAGCTATCCAAGATGTTGGAAAAGCAATTTATCCTGCTTATGTGGAAGGACAAATTAAGGGTGGTGCTGTTCAAGGTATTGGATGGGCTTTAAATGAAGAGTACTATATTGAAAATGATGGAAGTATGGCAAATACTAGTTTTTTAGATTATAGAATGCCAACAGCTTTAGATATGCCAAACATAGATGTGATACTTGTAGAAGTACCTAATCCACTTCATCCTTTTGGTGTAAGAGGTGTTGGAGAGGTACCTATAGTTCCACCATTAGCAGCTGTTGGAAATGCAATTAATAATGCTATTGGGAAAAGATTATTTGAAACACCAATGAATCCAAGAAAAATTCTAGAGGTTTTATAA
- a CDS encoding xanthine dehydrogenase family protein molybdopterin-binding subunit, which translates to MVNVSDSKNYKVIGSNPIRHDGYDKVTGRAIYGADIKLPGLIWASIVRSPHAHAVIKNIDTSEAEKVDGVFAVMTGKDLPKLADSWIDHGEGTENISWSSENIMGTKKALYKGHAVAAVAAVDRYVADYAASKVKVEYEVLESVTNVEDATKENAPILLEDLVGDHIGEKVSNTNIASITRHEFGDPDKAFKDAVHVVEKTFTLQMVHQGYIEPHNATAHWDEDDRIKVWTSTQGAFPVRTSTAAILDMDVSRIKVTPLEIGGGFGGKIPVYLEPVVSILSKKSQRPVKAVMERSSVFQASGPAPGGTITVKMGTDKDANIIAAETSIKLEAGGFPGAAVGAAVQCIFAPYDIPNTRIDGYDIVVNKPKSAAYRAPGSPQAAFAAETVSDELARLHNMDPIDFRLRNASKEDTRRADGVVFPKIGNVEVLEAAKSSDHWNSDLGTPPQGRVRGRGVASGYWFNVGLKSAVSLTVNNDGSVALVEGSTDIGGTRTSISMQAAEVLGIGVENFIPSVGDTDTAGYADVTGGSRTTYATGFAAVKAAENLIEVLKERCSIIWSLDKNDIDFEDGTFFATKDPELKFSFKELASNLDNTGGPASSTGSVDLESAGGAFGTHIVDIDVDPETGKTDIARYTVVQDVGTAIYPAYVKGQMAGGAVQGIGWALNEEYYMKDDGSQANTSYLDYRMPTALDLPNIETIIVEVPNPGHPFGVRGVGEVPICPPVGAIGNALHDALGKRFYDAPMKPGKILNVLGKISD; encoded by the coding sequence ATGGTAAATGTATCAGACTCAAAAAATTATAAAGTAATTGGATCTAATCCAATACGGCATGATGGATACGATAAAGTTACTGGAAGAGCAATTTATGGAGCAGATATAAAGCTTCCAGGGTTGATTTGGGCATCTATTGTAAGAAGTCCACATGCACATGCTGTAATCAAAAATATAGATACATCTGAAGCCGAAAAGGTTGATGGTGTTTTTGCAGTGATGACTGGTAAGGATCTACCTAAGTTAGCAGATAGTTGGATTGATCATGGTGAAGGTACCGAGAATATATCATGGTCTTCAGAAAATATAATGGGAACAAAAAAAGCTCTATACAAAGGTCATGCTGTTGCAGCTGTTGCAGCGGTAGATAGATATGTAGCTGATTATGCGGCTTCAAAAGTTAAAGTCGAATATGAAGTACTTGAGTCTGTAACTAATGTAGAAGATGCTACTAAAGAAAATGCTCCAATTCTTCTAGAAGATCTTGTAGGAGACCATATCGGTGAAAAAGTAAGCAATACTAATATTGCCTCTATAACAAGGCATGAATTTGGTGATCCAGATAAAGCATTTAAGGATGCTGTCCACGTAGTAGAAAAAACATTTACTCTCCAAATGGTTCACCAGGGTTATATTGAGCCACATAATGCAACTGCTCATTGGGATGAAGATGACAGAATTAAGGTATGGACGTCTACACAAGGGGCTTTTCCTGTAAGGACTTCAACGGCAGCTATACTAGACATGGATGTATCAAGAATAAAGGTAACTCCCCTTGAAATTGGAGGAGGATTTGGTGGTAAGATACCTGTCTATTTGGAACCTGTTGTTTCAATCCTGTCAAAGAAATCTCAAAGACCAGTTAAAGCTGTAATGGAGAGGTCAAGCGTTTTTCAAGCTTCAGGACCTGCTCCAGGAGGAACTATAACTGTAAAAATGGGAACAGATAAAGATGCTAATATTATTGCTGCTGAAACTTCAATAAAATTGGAAGCTGGTGGTTTCCCCGGAGCAGCGGTAGGAGCTGCTGTTCAATGTATTTTTGCTCCTTATGATATTCCAAATACTAGAATAGATGGATATGATATTGTGGTAAATAAACCTAAATCAGCTGCATACAGGGCACCTGGTTCACCTCAAGCTGCTTTTGCTGCAGAAACTGTTTCTGATGAGTTAGCCAGATTACATAATATGGATCCAATTGACTTTAGGCTCAGAAATGCTTCTAAAGAGGATACTAGAAGAGCTGATGGAGTCGTATTCCCTAAAATAGGAAATGTTGAAGTATTAGAAGCAGCAAAATCAAGTGACCATTGGAATTCTGATTTAGGTACACCCCCTCAAGGAAGAGTAAGGGGAAGAGGAGTAGCTTCAGGGTACTGGTTTAATGTAGGATTAAAATCTGCTGTTTCACTCACAGTGAATAATGATGGTTCTGTCGCACTAGTTGAAGGTTCAACTGACATTGGAGGAACAAGAACATCAATCTCAATGCAAGCTGCTGAAGTTTTAGGTATAGGAGTAGAGAATTTCATACCATCAGTTGGAGATACAGATACAGCTGGTTATGCAGATGTAACAGGAGGATCAAGAACAACTTATGCTACAGGGTTTGCCGCTGTCAAAGCAGCAGAAAATCTAATTGAAGTTCTAAAAGAAAGATGTTCAATAATTTGGTCACTAGATAAAAATGATATTGACTTTGAAGATGGAACATTTTTTGCAACAAAAGATCCAGAATTGAAGTTCTCTTTCAAAGAACTAGCATCCAATCTTGATAATACAGGAGGACCCGCTTCATCAACAGGTAGCGTAGACCTTGAATCAGCTGGAGGTGCATTCGGGACTCACATTGTTGATATAGATGTTGACCCTGAAACAGGTAAAACAGATATTGCAAGATATACTGTAGTACAAGATGTTGGAACAGCTATTTATCCTGCATACGTAAAAGGTCAAATGGCTGGTGGAGCAGTACAAGGAATAGGTTGGGCTCTAAATGAAGAGTATTATATGAAAGATGATGGGTCTCAGGCTAATACTTCTTACCTAGATTACAGAATGCCTACAGCATTAGACCTGCCAAACATTGAAACAATCATAGTAGAAGTACCAAATCCAGGACATCCGTTTGGAGTTAGAGGTGTGGGAGAAGTACCTATTTGTCCTCCTGTTGGAGCAATTGGTAATGCTCTTCACGACGCTCTTGGTAAAAGATTCTATGATGCACCAATGAAACCAGGAAAAATTCTAAACGTGTTAGGGAAAATATCTGACTAA
- a CDS encoding (2Fe-2S)-binding protein, with protein MATEKIHVKTTINGRPEEFLTDPYVSLLDALREIVGLTGSKEGCLDGNCGACTVSVNDRIVDSCLVLAAEVDGQNIETVEGMATPEGLHPLQQAFLEEAALQCGICTPGFLVAAKGLLDNEPDPSEERIRHWLAGNLCRCTGYENIIKAVQKAAKNS; from the coding sequence ATGGCCACTGAAAAGATTCATGTTAAAACTACTATAAATGGTAGACCCGAAGAATTTCTCACTGATCCATACGTTAGCTTGTTAGATGCACTTAGAGAAATCGTAGGTCTTACAGGTAGTAAAGAAGGATGTTTGGATGGTAACTGTGGTGCATGTACAGTATCAGTAAACGATAGAATCGTTGATTCATGCTTAGTGCTTGCAGCTGAAGTTGATGGACAAAATATTGAAACAGTTGAAGGAATGGCTACACCTGAAGGGTTACATCCTCTGCAACAAGCTTTTCTAGAAGAAGCTGCTTTGCAGTGTGGAATTTGTACTCCTGGATTTTTAGTAGCTGCAAAGGGATTGCTAGATAATGAACCTGATCCTAGTGAAGAAAGAATTAGACATTGGCTTGCAGGCAATCTATGCCGATGTACAGGTTACGAAAATATAATTAAAGCAGTTCAGAAGGCTGCAAAGAATTCATAA
- a CDS encoding xanthine dehydrogenase family protein subunit M gives MMQPFAYAAPSTVEEAVEILTKHGDKARPMAGGTDLLVQVRGGRFDLDVVVDVKKIPELTEVKNSKDNLKIGGAVPCHMLYEDKEISELFPGLIDAASLIGGIQIQSRSGFGGNLCNSTPSADGICPLIVHSAVAHVEGPSGGRDIPVEEFCTGPGANALGKGEMLVSIDIPNQGENFGSAYERFIPRNEMDIAVAAVGSSILLGSDGKIKDARIALASVGPTPVFAKKASESLIGKDANESSFSEAASIAKTECSPIEDMRGTVEQRQHLVEVLTKRTLTKSLERIGG, from the coding sequence ATGATGCAACCATTTGCATATGCTGCACCCTCAACAGTGGAAGAGGCTGTGGAGATATTAACTAAACATGGAGATAAAGCTAGGCCAATGGCAGGGGGAACAGATCTATTGGTTCAAGTAAGAGGCGGACGATTTGATTTAGATGTTGTAGTTGATGTAAAAAAGATACCTGAATTGACTGAGGTAAAAAATAGCAAAGATAACTTAAAAATTGGTGGAGCTGTCCCTTGTCATATGCTTTACGAAGATAAAGAAATTAGTGAATTATTCCCGGGATTAATAGATGCCGCTTCATTAATTGGAGGCATACAAATTCAGTCTAGATCAGGATTCGGAGGAAATTTATGTAATTCAACCCCATCTGCTGATGGTATTTGCCCACTAATAGTTCATTCAGCTGTTGCACATGTTGAAGGGCCTTCTGGTGGAAGAGATATTCCTGTTGAAGAATTTTGTACAGGACCTGGAGCTAATGCACTAGGTAAGGGTGAAATGTTAGTTTCAATAGATATACCTAATCAAGGAGAAAACTTCGGTTCTGCTTATGAAAGATTTATACCAAGAAACGAAATGGACATTGCAGTGGCAGCCGTCGGATCAAGTATTTTATTAGGGTCAGATGGAAAGATTAAGGATGCAAGAATAGCATTAGCTTCAGTTGGTCCAACTCCAGTATTTGCAAAAAAAGCCTCTGAGTCATTAATAGGAAAAGATGCTAATGAGTCATCTTTCAGTGAAGCTGCAAGTATTGCTAAAACTGAATGTTCTCCTATTGAAGATATGAGAGGTACAGTTGAACAAAGACAACATTTGGTTGAAGTTCTAACTAAAAGAACTCTAACTAAGTCACTAGAAAGAATAGGAGGATAG
- a CDS encoding MFS transporter — translation MIIRDQPFVELFFSREYSLFWVAALFSNIGMWALIYGRLWLMRTMTDSEALLGLVSSANLTPVLLFSIFGGVIADKYNRLRILQTTRFFFAILTVLTGIIIFINLMNPLILIIISFFTGCLLAIDIPSRASMIAKLVKKESLAVGISMYSIVFGVSGIIGPSLFHPIVMKLGLEGLFFIIGSSYILTFITLLKMDSSLHFVPKDMGRQSIKNDLISGAKYLFSNKTIRNITLIGLLVGITAGSNEVLLPALTTDLLDGNSETYGQLLLFGGISGLLSTTFLIIFGQKINMYIFYFLFGIILSISLILLGTSFGIKNVFIIFSLLSFSKVIFNTMSSTIIQSNVEEKFRGRVMSISQLSWGSVALGAILVGYLGEFISISFTFMFIGFTSFIIIAMGALLLIGSLNRVGKVK, via the coding sequence ATGATAATTAGAGATCAACCTTTTGTAGAATTATTTTTTTCTAGAGAATATTCTTTATTTTGGGTAGCTGCATTATTTTCAAATATAGGAATGTGGGCATTAATTTATGGAAGACTTTGGCTAATGAGAACCATGACAGATTCAGAAGCGCTACTAGGCCTAGTATCAAGTGCAAATTTAACCCCTGTATTACTATTTAGTATTTTTGGCGGAGTAATAGCAGACAAATATAATAGATTAAGAATTCTTCAAACTACTAGATTCTTTTTTGCTATCTTAACCGTTCTAACAGGGATAATAATTTTTATAAATCTGATGAATCCACTGATTTTGATTATTATTAGTTTTTTTACAGGTTGCTTACTAGCAATAGATATTCCATCAAGAGCATCCATGATTGCAAAATTAGTAAAAAAAGAATCTCTTGCAGTAGGTATATCTATGTACTCAATAGTATTTGGGGTATCGGGAATAATTGGTCCTTCTCTATTTCATCCAATTGTTATGAAGCTAGGGCTAGAAGGACTTTTTTTTATAATTGGTAGCTCTTATATATTAACTTTCATCACTTTATTAAAAATGGATTCTTCTCTACATTTCGTACCTAAAGATATGGGTCGACAAAGCATAAAAAATGATCTTATATCTGGGGCAAAATATTTATTTTCTAACAAAACTATAAGAAACATAACATTAATTGGTTTACTAGTTGGCATAACTGCTGGGTCAAATGAAGTCCTCCTACCCGCGCTTACGACAGATTTATTAGATGGGAATTCTGAAACCTACGGACAGCTACTACTATTTGGAGGTATTTCAGGCTTATTATCAACGACTTTTTTGATTATTTTTGGCCAAAAAATAAATATGTATATATTCTATTTTTTATTTGGAATAATCTTATCTATTTCTCTTATACTTTTGGGTACAAGCTTTGGTATAAAGAACGTATTTATAATATTTTCCTTACTTTCATTTTCAAAAGTAATATTTAATACTATGAGTTCAACTATAATCCAATCAAATGTTGAAGAAAAGTTTAGAGGAAGGGTAATGAGTATTAGCCAACTTAGTTGGGGTTCAGTAGCTTTGGGTGCAATATTAGTAGGTTATTTAGGAGAATTTATATCAATATCTTTCACTTTTATGTTTATAGGATTTACGAGTTTTATTATTATTGCTATGGGAGCATTACTCTTGATTGGCTCTTTAAATAGAGTAGGAAAAGTTAAATAA
- a CDS encoding acyl-CoA dehydrogenase family protein, which yields MIDFNINESQKMILESLDNAFSDKVDFRKLNQKAENLNEYRYGYEDVSKLGYLGMLTDEKFGGFGLDFFDFCLFMEKWGYYLCNGPIINNLISGIFNLQNIDKQNSSKLIEKLSSSKKIITSSISNQFESKKFINFQMKDNDFILSGKIVNLEFFNDSTDTIIVGKNNSKIKLFIIPNNLLIPRNEKISLIGDKVVELVFNDYEVEKKHIIDFDVSEQILEQIFNLSLLAQCSESIGLSQKIFDKTIEYISNREAFGKKIGGFQSLQHKCSEIFISINETRELIRNTSKNIDTKEFSKKVSMTKIKCDTELDKLSWLSHQLHGAIGFTWDYGLHLLTKKILINKSLGGDLEFHSKRLYPDDN from the coding sequence ATGATAGATTTCAATATAAATGAGTCACAAAAAATGATTTTAGAATCATTAGATAATGCATTTTCTGACAAAGTAGACTTTAGAAAATTGAATCAAAAAGCTGAAAATTTAAATGAATATCGATATGGTTATGAAGATGTTTCAAAATTAGGTTATTTAGGTATGCTAACAGATGAAAAATTCGGAGGATTTGGATTAGATTTTTTTGACTTTTGCCTATTTATGGAAAAATGGGGATATTATCTATGTAATGGACCAATCATAAATAACTTGATTTCAGGTATTTTTAATCTTCAAAATATTGACAAACAAAATTCTTCAAAACTAATCGAAAAACTATCTTCATCTAAAAAAATTATCACCAGCTCTATATCAAATCAGTTTGAATCAAAGAAATTTATTAATTTTCAAATGAAAGATAATGATTTTATATTAAGTGGAAAAATTGTAAATTTAGAATTTTTTAATGATTCTACAGATACAATTATCGTAGGAAAAAATAATAGCAAAATTAAGTTATTTATTATTCCAAATAATTTATTAATTCCCAGAAATGAAAAAATAAGTCTTATAGGAGACAAAGTTGTTGAATTGGTTTTCAATGATTACGAAGTAGAAAAAAAACATATCATTGATTTCGATGTCTCTGAACAAATCTTAGAACAAATTTTTAATTTATCACTCCTTGCTCAATGCTCAGAATCAATAGGTTTAAGTCAAAAAATATTCGATAAAACTATTGAATATATATCTAACAGAGAGGCATTTGGTAAAAAAATAGGTGGATTCCAATCATTACAACATAAATGCTCAGAAATATTTATTTCAATTAATGAAACTAGAGAATTAATTAGAAATACATCAAAAAACATAGATACCAAGGAATTTTCAAAAAAAGTATCTATGACAAAAATCAAATGTGACACCGAACTAGATAAATTATCATGGTTATCCCATCAACTTCATGGTGCTATTGGTTTCACTTGGGATTATGGTTTACACTTACTTACAAAAAAAATCCTAATTAACAAAAGCTTAGGTGGTGATTTAGAGTTTCACTCTAAAAGACTTTACCCAGATGATAATTAG
- a CDS encoding acyl-CoA dehydrogenase family protein — MFSEEDLSFKKELNSLLDNFLPNNWQNYPDESLDSHWDISNKIKNALSKKKWIAPSWPKEYGGLGDDFSKSIILSETMAYRMAPGNDRFGVRMIGPTILKYGSEYQKKKFLTEITSGKSQWCQGYSEPNSGSDLASITTKGDYDEESNTITINGSKIWTTLAHRANRMFILIRTQPDTKRHKGLSLLLLDMNDPGIKVNPIKNISGKSSFNEVVFKGVKVSADNVIGKLHDGWMIALDLLNFERSGIDYIGWAERCLDDLVDYCYKNNLIENPEIKNNLAILRANLESAKIMTYKALWIKEQSNEIHMEPSMSKILATEINIDIHDYAFKLLKSKSIFLDTKNNDLFAERIIKNRFFFVSGGILGGTNEIQKNIIAQRGLGLPR; from the coding sequence ATGTTTTCAGAAGAAGATTTATCATTCAAAAAAGAATTAAACTCTTTGCTAGATAACTTTTTGCCTAATAATTGGCAAAATTATCCTGATGAAAGTTTAGATAGCCATTGGGATATATCTAATAAAATTAAGAATGCATTATCTAAAAAAAAATGGATAGCACCTTCTTGGCCAAAAGAGTATGGTGGATTAGGTGATGATTTTTCTAAGTCAATAATACTTTCAGAAACAATGGCATATAGGATGGCTCCTGGCAATGATAGATTTGGCGTTAGAATGATTGGGCCCACGATATTGAAATATGGCTCTGAATATCAAAAGAAAAAATTTCTTACAGAAATAACATCGGGTAAGTCCCAATGGTGTCAAGGTTATTCTGAACCTAATTCAGGATCAGATTTAGCATCAATAACAACCAAAGGTGATTATGATGAAGAGTCAAATACCATTACTATTAATGGATCTAAAATTTGGACCACACTCGCCCATCGAGCAAATAGAATGTTCATATTAATTAGAACTCAACCAGATACTAAAAGACATAAAGGGCTATCATTACTTTTATTAGATATGAACGACCCTGGAATAAAAGTTAACCCCATCAAGAATATCTCTGGTAAATCTTCGTTTAATGAAGTCGTTTTTAAAGGGGTAAAAGTTTCAGCAGATAATGTTATCGGTAAATTACATGATGGATGGATGATTGCTCTAGATTTGTTAAATTTTGAAAGATCTGGAATTGATTACATTGGATGGGCTGAAAGATGCCTAGATGATCTTGTAGATTATTGCTATAAAAATAATCTTATAGAAAATCCTGAAATTAAAAATAACTTAGCAATACTAAGGGCTAATTTAGAGTCTGCGAAAATAATGACCTATAAAGCCTTGTGGATCAAAGAACAAAGCAACGAAATTCATATGGAACCATCAATGAGCAAAATATTAGCAACCGAAATAAATATTGATATTCATGATTACGCATTCAAGTTATTGAAATCCAAATCTATTTTTCTTGATACTAAAAATAATGATTTATTTGCAGAAAGAATAATAAAAAATAGATTCTTTTTTGTTTCAGGAGGTATTCTTGGAGGAACTAATGAAATTCAAAAAAATATAATCGCTCAAAGAGGATTAGGACTACCAAGATGA
- a CDS encoding helix-turn-helix domain-containing protein gives MVINNINKINNFEWNSETVLALRDHIGNSQTKLANELGVRQQTISEWEQGQYKPRGASITLLNLLGRTAGFPFQKYPKKKSQLSFERFGFESAKSEDEKNIIKSNLASRQKIKRLNSIDEFEKRNNEIPI, from the coding sequence ATGGTTATAAATAACATCAATAAAATTAATAATTTTGAGTGGAATTCTGAAACAGTTCTTGCACTCAGAGATCATATTGGAAACTCTCAGACAAAGCTTGCCAATGAATTAGGTGTAAGGCAGCAAACTATTAGTGAATGGGAACAAGGTCAATACAAACCAAGAGGAGCATCTATAACTCTCCTTAATCTTTTGGGAAGAACTGCTGGGTTCCCATTTCAAAAATACCCAAAGAAAAAATCACAACTATCTTTCGAGAGATTTGGATTTGAATCCGCTAAGTCTGAGGATGAAAAAAATATCATAAAATCAAATTTAGCTTCGAGGCAAAAAATTAAGCGTCTAAATTCTATAGACGAATTTGAAAAAAGGAATAATGAAATACCAATTTAA